In Gimesia panareensis, the genomic window CGTGCGTTTTGTGACCGTCAACGGCTGGGCCGGACAGGCGGATCATGACAAGCAGGGGCCGCCCAGCAGCAGTTGGGACATGCATGGCGGGAACATGGGAATGGGCAATGCGTTCGGCAACGGTTCCTATGGCATGGGCTTCTGCCTGCCCCGACTGGACCAGGGACTGGCCGCCCTGCTCTCTGACCTTAAAGAACGGGGCATGCTGGATAACACGCTGGTCGTCGTCACCGGTGAATTCGGCCGCACACCTTATGTGCTGAAGCAGGATCCCCCGGGTCGCCAGCACTGGCCCAAGTGTTTCTCGTCGATTCTGGCGGGCGCGGGGATTAAAGGAGGCAACGTCTATGGAAAGACGAACAAGTACGGTGAATATCCCACGCACAAGCCGGTCCGCCCCGAAGAACTGGCGGCGACGATCTACCACGCCCTGGATATTCCGATCAACAATCCGCAGGACCCGACGGGCTTGCTGCGCACACTGACGACGGGCAAGCCGATCATGGAACTGTTCGGATAAGCCGGGATTTGCTCAAACGGAGGTCAATCCTACGCCATCAGACATCTTTTTCCGGATGGGCACTCTTATCGGGGACTTTGAAATCAGGATTGACCAGTTTGAAATCGGCGCCCTCCGTCCCTCCTGATGGCACGTCGAGTTCGAGCGTTGTTTTCGAATTGTATTCAGCGGGAATCGGGTTGGGACCACGGCGATCTTTTCCGGCTGAATCGTAGCTCGGCAGGATTTCCTCGAATGCATCCAGAGTAATGATCACATCGTTGGGCCCCACGACCGCCCCTGTTTCGCCGGTCATCACCACGGCCAGTTCGAAATGTCCTTGCTCATCCGTTTTGCCGAATGACTCGGAAGCTCCTTTGCGCTCACTGTCTCCCTCTGTCGTGCGCGGGCGAAACAGCACTGTGGCTCCCGGCAGCGGTTCTCCGTTCATCGTAATCGTCCCGGCCACAGTCGCCAGTGGCACATCCTCTGACCCGCATCCCGCGAGAATCACCGACGCGATGATCATAAACAGCAAGCGAAGCATTGAGAAAAAGTTCATCTGTGAAAACGCTCCTTAAACAAACCTGGAATCATGCTCTCAACTCAGATACCACAGTCCAGCACACACCAGGGGGGCTCACCATTCCCCGATGATTTCTTCTCCTTCTGTGGTTCCCAGGCTTTGAAAAATATTCACATCAATGTTTTCGCTCATAAATCGACTTGATCCATCTGCCAGCAGGACCTGCATCCCGCCGACGTGCAGGCTGCCCCAGCCCCGTTTACAGGCATTACTGCCTCCGGTCCCTCCGATCGCCACACAACGATCGTAATCGGGAATCAGAGTACGTCGCTGAGCCACGAAGGAAGACTGACTGTACGAGGTGTAAGTGTAGGCCCAGAATGTACCGCGGCGAGGATGTTTTTTCGTATGATACTCTCCCACCATGATCGTATTCGTCGTCCCGTCGGTAATCGTATTGAATCGCTCTACCGTGAAACCGTTTGTCCCGATACTGTGCAAGACTCCTCTCCAGGAGTACGGGAGATTTGATCCGTCGGCGTTATCCATCCAGCCACTCGTGTCGGTTTTCCCCGAAACGGCGCGATAGGAACTCATGCGATATGATACTCCGCTGCCCGGTCCACTCTCCGGTTGCATCAGTTTGCCGGCGTTAATATCTGAAGGGCAGTTGTAGACCACCAGATTCTGTTCGCGGACCGTCGCATTAGCCGAATCTTCATTGAACACATTGGAATTGTACTTTTGAAACAACGGTGCCTGATCGATGTAAGGCAGAATTGCGATGGCCCAGTTAATCCCGCTTTTCGTTGAGCAGCAGGAACCGACCGTGATGCCCCCGGGGGGAAACGAGCTAAACGTGTCGTGGTAATTGTGCAGGGCCAACCCAATCTGCTTCAGGTTGTTTTTGCATGAACTCCGCCGTGCTGCTTCGCGGGCCTGTTGGACAGCAGGCAATAACAATGAAATCAAAATCGCGATGATGGCAATCACAACCAGTAGTTCAATCAATGTGAAACCGCGTTTTTGTGAATTCATAAGGCCCTCCCACTCAAAACTGAAATAATCGCAAACCAAAAACATCAGTTCACAACTATACACGACCTTAACAAAAAGTACATAATTTTTTCATACAAACAGCACTCCCCTGCTCTCAGCAACGGTTTTCAACTGAGAAACTCAATCTTTCACGAGGGACATTTCATGTGTTTGACCCAGCAAATCAGGTCATTTATGAATAAATCGTTCACTGAATACTCCACTGGCAGAGAAGAAAAGGGATTCGCCTCAATTCAACGATTCAGAAAAAGCGTCCTGCGTGTTGACCAGTATCGGAGCAAACCAGGAAGAGTAATCAGGGACGGGGAACCTGATTCTGTTTGAGATATTCAATCAGTTTCGCGGGATGATCGGTCTGGATGCCGTCGGAGCCCCAGGCAATCGCCTCCTTCCAGCAGTCGGGGTTGCTTTCATCTACAATCACCAGAGCGTTGGCCTGGTGGCAGGTCTCTACAAACTTCCGGGAATAGCGTTTCCAGGTCGAGGCGATGACGGTCGGATGAAACTGCTTGATCGTATTGGGAAGATTAATCTCCAGGATCGGGTCCGGCATCGCGATGCAGTTCGGACAAACCTGTTGCAGACGATTCAGATCCTGGGGCCACGCGTACCAGAGTATCTCCCGTTCCATGCCATGTTGCCTGATGATTTTGACCAGTTCGTCGACATTGCCCCGTTTCAGATCCAGGTAGATGCCGATCTTGCCCTTGCAGAGTTTCAGAATCTCTTCGAAAGTGGGAATCCGTGTCCCCTTCCATTGCGGCCCGATCCGCGCGCCAATATCGAGTGCTTTGAGTTCTGCCAGCGTCATCTCTTCCACCTTGCCCGTCTTGCCGGTCACATATTTGTCGATCGTCGCATTATGGATACTGACATACTTTCCATCTTTCGTTTTGCGAATGTCGATTTCGACGAAGTCGGCTCCCAGTTCGATCGCTTTTTGGTACGCAGCCAGCGAGTTTTCGGGAATTCCCTGATGCGCCCCACGATGGGCGACCACGTACAGGCCTCCCTGTTTTGGATTTTTCAGTCCCCGCTGCTGAAACCGGGTCTGAGTTGGGACGTCTGTCTGCGCGGAGACGGGGATGGGAACGCAGAGCAGCAACAGCAGGATCATCAACAATCTGAATTTCAGTTTCATCGAGCAGGTCCGGAGAGTGATTTTCGCGTTTGAGAACAGGATACTGTTGTTCCTCGTGTTTGATTACTCTAGCTGAAATCCAAATCGACCGCAAAGAGAAATTCCGTGGTTGATGACGGACGATCCAGAACCTGTGCTCCGTTTTCCTTGCTCAGTCGTATCAGAATCGGGTATACCAGACTGTCGGGATCATTTCAGCAATACCCTCAAGGAGTCACGCAATGCGAGCCAGAGTCAATGGAACGGAGATCTATTTTGATGTCGACGGGATGGGGCTGGTCCCCGCGGGAGATCAGATGGTCGAACGCCCGGTGCTGTTCCTGCTGCATGGAGGACCGGGCAGCGATCACTCCAGTTTCAAGTCGAATTCCGCAGCGCTCCGCGATAACGCGCAGCTGGTATTTGTCGACCATCGTGGTTCCGGACGGAGTGCGCCGGCTGATCCTGCCACTTATACGCTCGACCAGAACATTGATGACCTGGACGCCCTGCGTGAATATCTGGGTCTGGAGCGAATCTCTGTTCTCGGCTCATCATATGGAGGCATGGTGGCACAGGGCTACGCTATTCGGTATCCGGAGCGTGTCGCCAATCTGATTCTGGTCGCAACGACGCCCAGCTACCGTTTTCTGGAGGATGCTCAGCGGATCGTCAGCGAACGGGGTACCCCGGACCAGCAGCGCGTCTGCCAGTGGTTGTGGGAGGGTAAGTTCGAATCGCAGGAGCAGGTTTACGAATATTACAAAACAATGGGGCCGATGTACTCTACCCGGTTCGACGCGGAAAAACTGGACAAAAGCTGGCCGCGGGGCATTCGGAACTTCGAGCAGCTCAATATTGGATTCAGTACGTTTCTGAAAACATTCGACTTGATCGAGCAGTTACCATCCATAAACTGTCCCACGCTGGTGCTGGGTGGCGCGCATGACTGGATCTGCCCCCCACAGCATTCCGAACTCATTGCCGAGAAAATTCCCCGCGCCCACCTGAAGATCTTCGCCAACAGTTCCCACTCCATCGCAGACGACGAACCGGAAGCGTACCTGGCCGCCGTCCGTGGTTTTATGACCTACTGCAATAAATAAGACCGCCACAACATATTTATTCACACTTATACGTTGATCTGTCCGATATGTGTGATATAAACTATGTTAAGAAATTAGTACGGCACTGATTTGAGTCTTTCTCGCTTAAAGAACTTGCTTAGCGCAAGAATGTGAGGGGCTGATTTGGTAAATCCGCTTGAATTATCACACGCATTAACCCACAGGGACTGTGATCCCGGTCGACGCCGGCTGCTCCGCTCGGTTTCAGCCGGGATGATGGGCGCCGGTCTGGCGGAGATGCTGAGTCTGCAAGCGGTCGCCAGCAATACCACTCACCGGCCCGGTCAGGCCAAACGAGTGCTGGTGGTCTATGAAGAGGGTGGCATCAGCCAGATGGATACCTGGGATCCCAAGCCCCAGGCCCCCTACGATCATCGCACCCCCTATCAGCCAATTGCGACCAACGTTCCGGGGATCAATTTCTCATCCCTGATGCCGATGACCGCCTGGCAGGCGGATAAACTCTCTGTAATCCGCTCAATGACAACGGC contains:
- a CDS encoding DUF1559 domain-containing protein, with the translated sequence MNSQKRGFTLIELLVVIAIIAILISLLLPAVQQAREAARRSSCKNNLKQIGLALHNYHDTFSSFPPGGITVGSCCSTKSGINWAIAILPYIDQAPLFQKYNSNVFNEDSANATVREQNLVVYNCPSDINAGKLMQPESGPGSGVSYRMSSYRAVSGKTDTSGWMDNADGSNLPYSWRGVLHSIGTNGFTVERFNTITDGTTNTIMVGEYHTKKHPRRGTFWAYTYTSYSQSSFVAQRRTLIPDYDRCVAIGGTGGSNACKRGWGSLHVGGMQVLLADGSSRFMSENIDVNIFQSLGTTEGEEIIGEW
- a CDS encoding glycerophosphodiester phosphodiesterase; translation: MKLKFRLLMILLLLLCVPIPVSAQTDVPTQTRFQQRGLKNPKQGGLYVVAHRGAHQGIPENSLAAYQKAIELGADFVEIDIRKTKDGKYVSIHNATIDKYVTGKTGKVEEMTLAELKALDIGARIGPQWKGTRIPTFEEILKLCKGKIGIYLDLKRGNVDELVKIIRQHGMEREILWYAWPQDLNRLQQVCPNCIAMPDPILEINLPNTIKQFHPTVIASTWKRYSRKFVETCHQANALVIVDESNPDCWKEAIAWGSDGIQTDHPAKLIEYLKQNQVPRP
- a CDS encoding alpha/beta fold hydrolase, whose protein sequence is MRARVNGTEIYFDVDGMGLVPAGDQMVERPVLFLLHGGPGSDHSSFKSNSAALRDNAQLVFVDHRGSGRSAPADPATYTLDQNIDDLDALREYLGLERISVLGSSYGGMVAQGYAIRYPERVANLILVATTPSYRFLEDAQRIVSERGTPDQQRVCQWLWEGKFESQEQVYEYYKTMGPMYSTRFDAEKLDKSWPRGIRNFEQLNIGFSTFLKTFDLIEQLPSINCPTLVLGGAHDWICPPQHSELIAEKIPRAHLKIFANSSHSIADDEPEAYLAAVRGFMTYCNK
- a CDS encoding transthyretin-like family protein → MNFFSMLRLLFMIIASVILAGCGSEDVPLATVAGTITMNGEPLPGATVLFRPRTTEGDSERKGASESFGKTDEQGHFELAVVMTGETGAVVGPNDVIITLDAFEEILPSYDSAGKDRRGPNPIPAEYNSKTTLELDVPSGGTEGADFKLVNPDFKVPDKSAHPEKDV